One Alphaproteobacteria bacterium LSUCC0396 genomic region harbors:
- a CDS encoding L-lactate dehydrogenase codes for MTRRIMTAIACIEDLQKLAKRRVPRMFYDYADSGSWTESTYRANETDLAAIKFRQRVALDVSQRTTEMPMLGQNLPMPVALAPTGLTGMQHADGEILAAKAAAEFGVPFTLSTMSICSIEDVAENSPTPFWFQLYVMRDRDFVSRLIERARDAKCSALMVTLDLQLMGQRHKDVRNGLSAPPKPTLSNILNLMQKPAWCLGMLSTKRRQFGNIVGHVKGVKDMSSLADWTVSQFDPSLSWDDVAAIRKQWGGKLIIKGILDVEDALAAVNVGADAIVVSNHGGRQLDGAMSSITALPAIVDAVGDRAEVWMDGGIRSGQDVLRAIALGAKGTLIGRAFLYGLGAKGQAGVRQTLEIIHRELDLTLGLCGQSDLAKVDKSILLK; via the coding sequence GTGACGAGGCGTATCATGACGGCAATTGCCTGTATCGAAGATCTGCAAAAACTGGCCAAGCGGCGGGTGCCGCGGATGTTTTATGATTATGCGGATAGCGGGTCATGGACCGAGTCAACCTACCGCGCCAATGAAACCGATCTTGCCGCGATTAAATTTCGGCAACGTGTCGCTTTGGATGTCAGCCAGCGCACAACCGAAATGCCGATGCTTGGGCAAAATCTGCCGATGCCGGTGGCGTTAGCGCCAACTGGCCTAACCGGCATGCAGCACGCTGATGGTGAGATTTTGGCGGCCAAGGCTGCGGCTGAATTTGGCGTGCCTTTTACCCTATCAACAATGTCGATTTGCTCGATTGAGGATGTTGCCGAAAACAGCCCGACGCCGTTCTGGTTTCAGCTATATGTGATGCGCGACCGTGATTTTGTATCACGGCTGATCGAACGGGCGCGTGACGCCAAATGTTCGGCGCTGATGGTCACACTTGATCTGCAATTGATGGGTCAGCGGCATAAGGATGTGCGCAATGGCCTTAGTGCGCCGCCAAAACCAACGTTGAGCAATATACTGAATCTTATGCAAAAACCGGCTTGGTGTCTTGGTATGCTTAGCACAAAGCGGCGTCAATTTGGCAATATTGTCGGCCATGTAAAGGGCGTTAAGGATATGTCATCGCTGGCAGATTGGACGGTCAGCCAGTTCGACCCGTCCTTGTCATGGGATGATGTGGCGGCGATCCGTAAACAATGGGGCGGTAAATTGATCATCAAGGGCATTCTGGATGTCGAAGATGCGCTGGCCGCGGTGAATGTCGGGGCGGATGCGATTGTTGTGTCAAATCATGGCGGCCGCCAGCTTGATGGTGCTATGTCGTCAATTACCGCCTTGCCGGCAATTGTTGATGCGGTTGGTGATCGCGCCGAGGTCTGGATGGATGGCGGTATCAGGTCAGGTCAGGATGTGCTGCGCGCGATCGCGCTTGGCGCAAAGGGAACGCTGATTGGCCGCGCCTTTCTTTATGGGCTTGGTGCCAAGGGGCAGGCGGGCGTTCGTCAGACACTGGAAATCATCCACCGCGAGCTTGACCTAACTCTTGGGCTTTGCGGCCAGTCCGATCTTGCCAAGGTTGATAAGTCAATTCTGCTGAAATAG
- a CDS encoding Asp/Glu racemase, whose amino-acid sequence MAAPETTSQNTLSQDNASRDRKPPAFSHLPFRVAEADETATQLGLVTLETDLTIETELRHFIGDGVGTQAGKGQLASILHSRIACDDQVTVENLTAMRERFADALALFPSGYHFDVIGYGCTSASLLIGEETIQAIVKSHVNVDHVTTPLTGARRALKTLGAKNIGYLAPYISEISQNMCLLLEDDGFRIGAAATFGEGQDSIVGRIHPSSISAAIDALVSNADTPLDAVFISCTSLKCASIIAAAEAKHAIPVISSNSAIAWDMARLAGLAVPADGASQKGRLFQQN is encoded by the coding sequence ATGGCCGCCCCTGAAACCACATCCCAAAACACTTTATCTCAAGATAATGCATCAAGAGACCGGAAACCGCCCGCATTCAGTCATCTGCCATTCCGCGTCGCAGAGGCTGATGAAACCGCAACCCAGCTTGGTCTGGTCACATTAGAGACCGATTTAACAATCGAGACCGAGTTGCGGCATTTCATTGGTGACGGCGTTGGCACACAAGCAGGCAAAGGACAGCTTGCCAGCATTTTGCACAGCCGCATTGCCTGTGATGATCAGGTGACTGTCGAGAACCTGACCGCGATGAGGGAACGGTTTGCCGATGCGCTGGCGCTATTTCCGTCCGGCTATCATTTTGATGTTATCGGTTATGGCTGCACGTCTGCGTCACTATTGATCGGCGAAGAGACGATCCAAGCCATTGTGAAATCGCATGTTAATGTCGATCACGTCACCACCCCATTGACCGGCGCACGGCGCGCCTTGAAAACATTGGGCGCCAAAAATATTGGCTACCTTGCGCCGTATATATCTGAAATATCACAAAATATGTGTCTTCTGCTTGAGGATGATGGGTTTCGCATTGGCGCCGCCGCCACTTTTGGTGAGGGCCAGGACTCGATTGTTGGCCGCATTCACCCATCGTCAATTTCAGCGGCAATTGACGCATTGGTCAGCAATGCAGACACGCCGCTTGATGCGGTTTTCATTTCCTGCACATCGCTGAAATGCGCCAGCATTATCGCCGCCGCCGAGGCCAAACACGCAATTCCGGTTATTTCCAGCAATTCAGCAATCGCATGGGATATGGCCCGGCTTGCTGGTCTTGCCGTACCCGCCGATGGTGCCAGCCAAAAAGGCCGCCTATTTCAGCAGAATTGA
- a CDS encoding extracellular solute-binding protein, with the protein MIYVDFSGSQIIRKLIAGACFMALAGGASAAVAAEKINIYSHRQQVLIQPFLDAFTAKTGIETNVVYAAKGLAQRLKAEGPASPADVILTVDIARLAEYADLDLLAPIQSKILTENIPSRLRADDNRWFGLSERARILVTSKSRVADGEIADLEDLAKPEWKGRICSRAGSHDYNRALVASMIAAHGEAATEAWAGGVVANLARKPQGNDRSQAKAIFQGLCDVAVMNSYYYGNMKFGDKADQKEWAQSIRLVFTNQSNRGNHMNISGGGVAKYAKNKAAAIAFLEFLTEEKAQQLYGEINFEYPVNPAVTVNGELASWGKFKPDALPIERLADLAPKAQMIIDRVGW; encoded by the coding sequence ATGATTTATGTTGATTTTTCCGGCTCACAGATAATTCGTAAATTAATTGCTGGCGCCTGTTTCATGGCGCTTGCGGGGGGTGCATCGGCTGCGGTTGCGGCTGAGAAGATCAATATTTATTCGCACCGTCAGCAGGTTTTAATCCAACCGTTTCTGGATGCTTTTACGGCGAAAACCGGCATCGAGACCAATGTTGTCTATGCGGCGAAGGGGCTAGCGCAACGCCTTAAGGCTGAGGGGCCGGCAAGCCCTGCCGACGTCATTCTGACAGTCGATATTGCACGGCTGGCTGAATATGCTGACCTTGATTTGCTAGCGCCGATTCAGTCTAAAATTTTAACGGAAAACATACCGTCGCGGCTTCGGGCTGATGATAATCGCTGGTTCGGATTGTCGGAGCGCGCGCGTATTCTGGTGACCTCAAAATCGCGGGTTGCTGACGGTGAGATAGCCGACCTTGAAGATCTTGCCAAGCCAGAATGGAAGGGCCGCATTTGCAGTCGTGCGGGTAGCCATGACTATAACCGCGCATTGGTTGCTTCGATGATAGCGGCGCATGGCGAAGCGGCGACAGAGGCATGGGCAGGCGGCGTGGTGGCAAATCTGGCGCGTAAACCGCAGGGCAATGACCGCAGTCAGGCCAAGGCGATTTTTCAGGGGCTGTGTGATGTTGCGGTGATGAATAGCTATTATTACGGCAATATGAAATTTGGTGATAAGGCTGATCAAAAGGAATGGGCGCAATCAATCCGTCTGGTCTTTACCAATCAGTCAAATCGCGGCAATCATATGAACATCTCGGGTGGCGGTGTTGCGAAATACGCCAAAAACAAAGCGGCAGCCATCGCGTTTCTTGAATTTCTAACCGAAGAAAAAGCCCAGCAGCTTTACGGTGAAATCAATTTCGAATATCCGGTTAATCCAGCGGTTACGGTCAATGGCGAGCTGGCAAGCTGGGGCAAGTTCAAGCCTGATGCGCTGCCAATTGAGCGGCTTGCGGACTTGGCACCTAAAGCGCAAATGATCATTGATCGCGTCGGATGGTAG
- a CDS encoding ABC transporter permease, whose protein sequence is MVATFLSQFTRAQRRPFDRWSGGVIVLCGLILGPVIAVLLAAFGDSAGLWSHLYDTVLGRYVSNTLILMAGVGALAVGFGVSSAWVISRYDFAGRRMLEWMLLLPAAIPAYIIAYSYTEFFEYAGPLQSGLRHMFGWQSPRDYWFPEIRSLGGAVLVMASVLYPYIYMVTRIAFRLTPASLFEIALVHNRSQFWQVGLPLARPAIMAGLALVMMEVMSDFGTVEFFAIETITLGIFNVWLGMNNLVAAAQISIVGFGFILALLGLELYARSRQQYVASSRNQTPLAMLTPTKLGVLACWMVCVIPLLFGFFIPVGVLLGLVVTNDLLADFLAIREIIGNTLIVAAIAALVIMLLSAFIVVTASFRAGAKTRKLALFASTGYAFPGTILAIGVLIFSGQLDRGFAAVFGAQFQGVLVTSIAVLFLAYIVRFQAVGYGAMISGVRRLPANMMNASRVLGQGYMESIRQVIMPLLKSSFLAGIMLVFVDVMKELPMTLLLRPFNFETLATYTYQFAKDEMLEVAALPALMIVLSGLVPVILMSAMLRRYR, encoded by the coding sequence ATGGTAGCGACTTTCCTGTCTCAATTTACCCGTGCACAACGCCGACCGTTTGACCGGTGGTCGGGTGGCGTCATTGTCCTTTGCGGCTTAATTCTGGGGCCGGTCATTGCTGTCCTGCTGGCGGCTTTTGGCGATAGTGCCGGGCTATGGTCGCATCTTTATGACACTGTTCTTGGCCGTTATGTCAGCAATACGCTGATTTTGATGGCCGGGGTTGGCGCGCTAGCGGTCGGATTTGGGGTCAGTTCGGCATGGGTGATCAGCCGTTACGATTTTGCCGGTCGCCGGATGCTGGAATGGATGCTGTTATTACCTGCCGCCATTCCGGCCTATATCATTGCCTATAGCTATACCGAATTTTTTGAATATGCTGGCCCGTTGCAATCGGGCTTGCGCCATATGTTTGGCTGGCAAAGCCCGCGCGATTACTGGTTTCCTGAAATACGCTCGCTAGGCGGTGCTGTTCTGGTGATGGCGTCGGTTTTATATCCCTATATCTACATGGTGACGCGGATCGCCTTTCGCTTAACACCGGCAAGCCTGTTTGAAATTGCCCTGGTGCATAACCGGTCGCAATTCTGGCAGGTGGGCTTGCCGCTTGCACGTCCGGCCATTATGGCTGGCCTTGCGCTGGTGATGATGGAAGTCATGTCAGATTTTGGCACGGTTGAGTTTTTTGCAATTGAGACGATTACCCTCGGTATTTTCAATGTCTGGCTGGGGATGAATAATCTGGTTGCGGCGGCGCAAATCTCAATTGTAGGTTTTGGCTTTATTCTGGCACTATTGGGGCTGGAACTTTACGCACGCTCACGCCAGCAATATGTTGCCAGCAGCCGTAACCAGACACCGCTAGCGATGCTAACGCCGACCAAGCTGGGTGTTTTGGCCTGTTGGATGGTGTGCGTTATCCCACTGTTATTTGGATTTTTTATTCCGGTTGGGGTGCTGCTGGGGCTGGTTGTAACTAATGATCTGCTGGCAGATTTTCTGGCAATTCGCGAAATTATTGGCAATACGCTGATTGTTGCGGCGATTGCGGCGTTGGTGATTATGCTGCTATCTGCATTTATTGTCGTAACGGCGAGTTTCCGCGCTGGTGCAAAGACCCGTAAATTGGCGTTATTCGCCTCGACTGGCTATGCGTTTCCGGGGACTATTCTTGCCATTGGCGTGTTGATCTTTAGCGGCCAGCTCGATCGCGGTTTTGCTGCCGTGTTTGGCGCCCAGTTTCAAGGCGTTTTGGTCACCAGCATCGCGGTGCTGTTTCTGGCCTATATCGTCCGGTTTCAGGCGGTTGGCTATGGCGCGATGATTTCGGGGGTGCGGCGACTGCCGGCAAATATGATGAATGCAAGCCGGGTTCTGGGTCAGGGCTATATGGAATCGATCCGGCAGGTGATTATGCCATTGCTAAAAAGTTCGTTCCTTGCGGGCATTATGCTGGTATTTGTCGATGTGATGAAAGAACTGCCGATGACATTGCTGTTGCGGCCGTTCAATTTTGAAACGCTGGCAACCTATACCTATCAATTTGCCAAGGATGAAATGCTTGAGGTTGCGGCATTGCCCGCCTTGATGATTGTTTTGTCAGGGTTGGTGCCGGTAATTTTGATGAGCGCCATGTTGCGGCGCTATCGCTAG
- a CDS encoding M24 family metallopeptidase: MTVPLRGFESAEFAMRCANAQRAMAADDVGALLLTSEADVRYFTGFMTQFWQSPTRPWFVLIPATGKPIAIIPSIGVPLMRDCYIGDLQSWPAPAATDDGISLLARVIRQQIGASGRLGMMMGRETAIRMPLNDLNALESQLDQIVFCDMTAAIQHIRMIKSPAEQAKLKHICQLVSGVFADVPTWATVGMPLDETFRQFKIKALEAGVDDVSYLVGAAGPGGYGDIIAPPNGRPLAEGDVFMFDTGALWDGYFSDFDRNFAMHHATDAAHEAHHRLYDATQAALDILRPGIPVSKLFSVMDQILRPDQSSLHSANDTQITSEGVGRYGHGLGTQLTEPPSHTDWDNTIIEAGMALTIEPSLSYGDGLTMVAEENVLVLDDQIVLLSTRAPRDLPVIAAR, translated from the coding sequence GTGACGGTGCCGTTGCGCGGCTTTGAGTCCGCCGAATTCGCCATGCGCTGTGCCAACGCCCAGCGCGCCATGGCCGCCGATGATGTTGGTGCCTTGCTGTTAACCAGCGAGGCTGATGTTCGGTATTTCACCGGCTTTATGACGCAGTTCTGGCAAAGCCCGACACGTCCGTGGTTTGTGCTGATCCCAGCCACCGGCAAACCCATTGCGATCATCCCCTCGATTGGCGTGCCATTAATGCGTGACTGCTATATTGGCGATCTGCAATCATGGCCTGCACCGGCGGCAACAGATGACGGCATTAGCCTGCTGGCACGCGTGATCCGCCAACAGATTGGGGCATCGGGACGGCTGGGCATGATGATGGGGCGCGAAACCGCTATCCGGATGCCATTGAATGACCTTAATGCCCTAGAAAGCCAGCTGGATCAGATCGTTTTTTGCGATATGACCGCCGCCATACAGCATATCCGGATGATAAAATCACCGGCTGAGCAAGCAAAATTAAAACATATCTGCCAGCTGGTATCGGGCGTGTTTGCCGATGTGCCGACATGGGCAACTGTCGGTATGCCACTAGATGAAACGTTTCGTCAGTTCAAAATCAAGGCGTTAGAGGCCGGCGTTGATGATGTCAGCTATCTGGTTGGCGCGGCAGGGCCCGGCGGCTATGGGGACATTATCGCGCCGCCAAATGGCCGCCCGCTTGCCGAAGGTGATGTTTTCATGTTTGACACCGGTGCTCTATGGGATGGTTATTTCAGTGATTTTGACCGAAATTTTGCCATGCATCACGCCACTGACGCAGCGCATGAGGCACATCACCGGCTTTATGATGCAACCCAAGCCGCACTGGATATCCTGCGGCCAGGTATTCCCGTATCCAAGCTGTTTTCGGTGATGGATCAGATATTGAGGCCAGACCAGTCGAGCCTCCATAGCGCCAATGATACCCAAATCACCAGTGAAGGTGTCGGCCGCTATGGGCATGGACTTGGCACCCAGCTGACCGAACCGCCATCCCATACTGATTGGGATAATACGATAATTGAGGCCGGCATGGCGCTGACGATTGAACCGTCGCTAAGCTATGGTGATGGATTAACCATGGTGGCCGAAGAAAATGTGCTCGTTCTTGACGATCAGATTGTTTTATTATCAACGCGCGCACCACGTGATTTGCCGGTCATTGCCGCTAGGTAA
- a CDS encoding polyamine ABC transporter substrate-binding protein, translating into MSGLTKKIIAIASASAFVSSAAIAADLTVVSWGGAYTKSQVEAYHKPWMAKTGKSIVSEDYGGGIAEIKAQVESGNVTWDIVDVELSDAIRACDEGLLEQIDHSILPPAPDGTPATEDFLPGTLHDCAVANIVWSSVYAYDSSKTRNWNKPTKMADFFNTAAFPGKRGMRKSPKVTLEFALIADGVPVSQVYDVLGTEEGVARAFAKLDTIKDDIVWWEAGAQPPQLLADGEVVFSTAWNGRVFNAKNAEGQSFEMVWDGQIYDLDLWVIPKGSKNKEAALDFLAFSTATEQLAAQASWISYGPARASSVARIGTFHADPSIKMASHMPTAPANFKNALQNDFEFWADNADQLNERFNAWLAK; encoded by the coding sequence ATGTCTGGATTAACGAAGAAAATAATTGCCATTGCGAGTGCGTCGGCGTTTGTCAGTAGTGCTGCGATTGCCGCTGATTTGACTGTTGTGTCATGGGGCGGTGCCTACACCAAGTCACAGGTAGAGGCCTATCACAAGCCGTGGATGGCAAAGACAGGTAAATCAATCGTATCTGAAGATTACGGCGGGGGTATTGCCGAGATCAAAGCACAGGTTGAGTCTGGAAATGTAACTTGGGATATCGTTGACGTTGAATTGTCTGATGCTATCCGCGCCTGCGATGAAGGCCTGCTTGAGCAGATTGACCATTCAATCCTGCCGCCTGCACCAGACGGAACGCCAGCGACCGAAGACTTCCTGCCGGGCACTTTGCATGATTGTGCCGTTGCCAACATCGTTTGGTCATCAGTTTATGCCTACGACTCAAGCAAAACACGGAACTGGAACAAGCCAACAAAGATGGCTGACTTCTTCAATACCGCAGCTTTTCCGGGCAAGCGCGGTATGCGCAAATCTCCAAAAGTGACCCTGGAATTTGCCTTGATTGCTGATGGCGTGCCAGTTAGCCAGGTCTATGATGTTCTTGGAACTGAAGAGGGTGTGGCCCGCGCATTTGCTAAACTAGACACAATCAAAGATGACATTGTCTGGTGGGAAGCCGGCGCCCAGCCACCACAGCTGCTTGCTGATGGCGAAGTTGTATTCTCAACTGCGTGGAACGGTCGCGTCTTTAACGCCAAGAATGCTGAAGGCCAGTCATTTGAAATGGTTTGGGATGGTCAAATCTATGACCTTGACCTCTGGGTTATTCCAAAAGGCTCAAAGAACAAAGAAGCCGCTCTTGATTTCCTTGCTTTTTCAACCGCAACTGAGCAGCTAGCTGCACAGGCATCATGGATTTCGTATGGTCCAGCAAGAGCGTCATCTGTTGCAAGAATTGGAACATTCCATGCCGATCCTAGCATCAAAATGGCTAGCCACATGCCAACAGCGCCTGCTAACTTCAAAAATGCGTTGCAAAACGATTTTGAGTTCTGGGCGGATAATGCCGACCAGCTGAACGAGCGTTTTAATGCTTGGTTAGCGAAGTAA
- the speB gene encoding agmatinase, translating to MSGHGYETGRLNLPFVGLCSFGKYPYQPDWSSIDADFAILGAPFDFGTQFRAGARFGPRGIREASTLFSFGHAGAYDHEDDVTYLQADQVRIVDIGDADIVHTDTIKSHANIEAGVRAILAAGAVPAVLGGDHSVNIPCINAFSDEEPFHLVQIDAHLDFVDERHGVKYGHGNPMRRAAEKSYVTGLSQIGIRNVSSTAKDGYEDARKMGSDIQSVRQFRKLGVAGMLDRIPSNGRYYVTIDIDGFDPSVAPGTGTPSHGGFFYYEILEFLDGLTKRGTVIGVDLVEVAPDYDQTGSTTTLAAQILLNLIGRIHHNRR from the coding sequence ATGTCAGGACATGGGTACGAAACAGGCCGGCTGAATTTGCCATTCGTCGGATTATGCAGTTTTGGCAAATATCCATATCAGCCTGACTGGTCATCGATTGATGCTGATTTTGCCATTCTTGGCGCGCCATTTGATTTTGGCACGCAATTTCGGGCTGGCGCAAGGTTTGGTCCGCGCGGCATCCGCGAGGCATCAACATTGTTTTCATTTGGCCATGCAGGGGCCTATGACCATGAAGATGATGTAACGTATTTGCAGGCGGATCAGGTGCGTATTGTTGATATTGGCGACGCTGATATCGTTCACACTGACACGATAAAAAGCCATGCAAATATTGAGGCCGGCGTGCGCGCTATCCTAGCCGCTGGCGCGGTACCGGCGGTGCTCGGCGGTGATCACTCGGTCAATATCCCATGTATTAACGCCTTTAGTGATGAAGAGCCGTTTCACCTTGTGCAAATTGATGCGCATCTTGATTTTGTTGACGAACGGCACGGGGTGAAATACGGCCATGGTAACCCGATGCGCCGCGCAGCCGAAAAGTCTTATGTGACTGGCCTGTCGCAGATCGGCATCCGTAATGTGTCGTCGACCGCAAAAGACGGGTACGAAGATGCGCGGAAAATGGGCTCGGACATTCAATCGGTCCGGCAATTCCGCAAACTGGGTGTGGCCGGCATGCTTGACCGGATCCCTTCGAATGGCCGCTATTACGTGACGATTGATATTGACGGGTTTGATCCATCGGTTGCACCGGGAACCGGCACGCCGTCGCATGGCGGGTTTTTCTATTATGAAATATTAGAATTTCTTGATGGTTTGACCAAACGCGGAACGGTCATCGGCGTCGACCTTGTCGAGGTTGCGCCGGATTATGACCAGACTGGCAGCACGACCACATTGGCGGCGCAAATCCTGCTAAATCTGATTGGAAGAATTCACCATAACCGGCGGTAA
- a CDS encoding diaminopropionate ammonia-lyase, whose product MPLDHQTIAKCKIVKAVANRGHIASAFPEFDDNLNSHNMDKAYATITTWPHYQPTPLILLDKLAKSCGVAAVYYKDESQRLDLKSFKALGGAYAVANLVAAKKADGIEPSNITVTTATDGNHGRSVAWGAKQAGCHAEIYIHEHVSQQRADAMAAFGATINRIEGNYEASLAACKADAEANGRYIVSDTSWPGYREMPLDIMAGYSVMGRETLDQMQGVKPTHCFLPIGVGGMAAGIVAPLWRDMGADLGKMIGVESYMSACFLDSIEAQMPSLVDISEETMMAGLSCGEISDLAWQILQPALDHCLSITDDAIAPLMAGFADGRFGGGSIEAGECSTAGLAALLAAKNDPAGWQALGLGADSIVLLIGTEGATDPVLYEQLLTEGRQP is encoded by the coding sequence ATGCCCCTCGATCATCAAACAATCGCAAAATGCAAGATTGTCAAAGCTGTTGCCAATCGGGGACATATCGCGTCGGCATTTCCAGAATTTGACGATAATTTGAACAGCCACAATATGGACAAGGCTTATGCGACAATCACCACATGGCCGCATTATCAACCTACCCCTCTGATTTTACTTGATAAGCTGGCAAAGTCTTGTGGTGTTGCCGCGGTTTATTACAAGGACGAGTCACAACGTCTGGACTTGAAATCCTTTAAAGCGCTTGGCGGTGCTTACGCGGTGGCAAATCTTGTTGCCGCAAAAAAGGCCGATGGCATTGAGCCGTCAAACATTACCGTGACAACGGCGACTGATGGCAATCATGGCCGTTCGGTTGCGTGGGGTGCAAAGCAGGCCGGTTGCCATGCCGAGATTTACATTCACGAACATGTCAGCCAGCAACGCGCCGATGCAATGGCTGCCTTTGGTGCCACTATCAACCGGATTGAGGGCAATTACGAAGCCTCGCTTGCCGCTTGCAAAGCCGATGCCGAGGCCAATGGCCGGTATATTGTGTCTGACACCTCATGGCCCGGCTACCGCGAAATGCCGCTTGATATCATGGCCGGTTACAGCGTCATGGGGCGTGAAACCCTTGATCAGATGCAAGGGGTGAAACCAACGCACTGTTTTTTACCGATCGGCGTTGGCGGCATGGCGGCGGGCATTGTTGCCCCGCTTTGGCGCGATATGGGTGCCGACCTTGGCAAGATGATTGGCGTTGAATCCTATATGTCAGCCTGTTTTCTGGATAGTATCGAGGCGCAAATGCCTAGCCTTGTAGATATAAGTGAAGAGACCATGATGGCGGGCCTCTCATGCGGCGAAATATCCGATCTTGCATGGCAAATTCTGCAACCGGCTTTGGATCATTGCCTGTCAATTACCGATGATGCGATTGCGCCATTGATGGCGGGCTTTGCCGATGGCCGATTTGGCGGCGGGTCGATCGAGGCTGGCGAATGTTCGACTGCTGGTCTTGCCGCATTGCTGGCGGCAAAGAATGATCCGGCAGGGTGGCAGGCACTTGGGTTGGGGGCGGACTCGATTGTGCTGTTAATCGGAACCGAAGGGGCAACTGATCCAGTATTGTATGAGCAGCTTTTGACCGAAGGGCGGCAGCCGTGA
- a CDS encoding ABC transporter ATP-binding protein codes for MVQANDPFVSFKGVQKSYDGETLVVKNLNLDIASGEFLTMLGPSGSGKTTCLMMLAGFETATHGDIELGGRPINNIPPHKRGIGMVFQNYALFPHMTVGENLAFPLYVRKMPKAEVEDKVRAVLDMVQMLNFIDRKPAQLSGGQQQRIALARALVFNPELVLMDEPLGALDKQLREHMQYEIKHIHENLGVTVVYVTHDQSEALTMSNRIAVFDDGIIQQLADPVTLYEKPENAFVAQFIGENNQMLGTVQSVSKNIATVKLDSGDIVKALAVNIGAVGSRTTLSVRPERCIVSTRKSAAVSTLDARIEELIYLGDHIRCRMDVAGDDQFIVKVPNTSGQLGLEIGTSLQIGWKNDDCRALDFKEPV; via the coding sequence ATGGTGCAAGCGAACGACCCATTCGTCAGTTTCAAAGGGGTCCAAAAGAGCTATGACGGCGAAACACTCGTCGTTAAGAATCTAAATCTTGACATTGCGTCGGGCGAATTTCTGACGATGCTCGGCCCGTCCGGATCTGGTAAAACAACCTGCCTGATGATGCTTGCCGGCTTTGAGACTGCAACGCATGGCGATATTGAGCTTGGTGGTCGCCCGATCAACAATATACCGCCGCATAAACGCGGTATTGGTATGGTGTTTCAGAACTATGCATTATTCCCGCATATGACGGTTGGCGAAAATCTGGCGTTTCCTTTGTATGTGCGCAAGATGCCAAAGGCCGAGGTTGAGGATAAAGTGCGCGCCGTGCTGGATATGGTGCAGATGCTGAACTTTATCGACCGCAAACCGGCACAGCTGTCGGGTGGCCAGCAACAGCGGATTGCGCTGGCGCGTGCGTTGGTATTCAATCCTGAGCTGGTGCTAATGGATGAGCCGTTGGGCGCATTGGACAAACAGCTTCGTGAGCATATGCAATACGAGATCAAGCATATTCACGAAAATCTGGGCGTGACCGTTGTTTATGTGACGCATGACCAATCCGAAGCCTTGACCATGTCCAACCGGATTGCAGTTTTTGACGATGGGATTATCCAACAGCTTGCTGATCCGGTAACGCTTTATGAAAAGCCGGAAAATGCCTTTGTCGCGCAATTCATCGGCGAGAATAACCAGATGCTTGGCACGGTTCAGTCGGTCAGCAAAAACATTGCGACGGTGAAGCTGGACTCGGGGGACATCGTAAAGGCGCTTGCGGTGAATATTGGTGCGGTTGGCAGCCGGACGACATTATCTGTTCGCCCTGAGCGCTGTATTGTGTCGACGAGGAAATCTGCCGCAGTCAGCACACTTGATGCGCGGATCGAAGAATTAATTTATCTTGGTGATCATATCCGATGCCGCATGGACGTAGCAGGCGATGATCAGTTTATTGTTAAAGTGCCAAATACTTCAGGTCAGCTTGGCCTGGAAATTGGAACATCGTTGCAGATTGGCTGGAAGAACGATGATTGCCGCGCGCTTGATTTTAAAGAACCAGTTTGA